The Hippocampus zosterae strain Florida chromosome 20, ASM2543408v3, whole genome shotgun sequence genome contains a region encoding:
- the LOC127592875 gene encoding nebulin-like isoform X4, with the protein MEEENASSTPELVFKTQQVGKVETKEEETVQETVTAFTSHRDTNGGSGSPHPDENVPTEDEKEEEEEEAGEEGVRVQEMGDDEQGGAKEPQASSGARPVLPDPAFNRRCSLLASEVKYKEDFEKMKGQSLYLPAAELIHAKNISAIVSESKYKQEGRKEASLSLYSLLPDTPQIQRAREVSQLQSEVKYKENMKTSSSLYSLMPETNDTHFVKELSNILSQNKYKEEVKKELSSTLYSQLPETSEMHLAKSVHEFQSEKNYTQDGKRKASISLYSQLADTPEIQHALEMSHLQSDVNYRPKVLVKGAPSSLYSQLTDTKEIQFAKEMTELHSQLKYQEDSRKNLSRTAYSQLPRTMQTEFAKNVAELQSERHYKEVGQKGGDSSLYSLLPETLETLHAKDASELASEVKYKEDGRKEMSVNLYSLMPETIHTQHAKELSDLQSQVKYKEGVQRNNQNTLYHHMAETTETALAKEVSQLQSQVKYKEDGRKEVNQCLYSTLPDTLDTQHARDATQLLSEKKYKEDGKKATSRSLFSTLSDTSEMKLAKETTDILSERKYKESGRKQLSQSLYSRLADTAETQFAKSLCHLQSELKYKQGQKDASKSLYSTLPATLETLHAKEASALQSHRKYAEAQKKDLKSTLFHLLPETLHTAHAKDVSELLSQVKYKEDGRKEMSVNLYSLMPETIHTQHAKEISDLQSQVKYKAGVRQQMQSSLYHQLPETPETQLAKHMSQLQSESKYKSAGEQELHSSLYAALPVTMETQHARDAAELLSEVKYKEDGKRSLSQSFYSQLAQTAETQFAKNVTELQSEVKYKEDAQKEMSSSLFSTLPQTLHTQRAKELTELQSQVKYKECNKDLSSALYHLLPETPVTQFAKHVSEIQSETKYKRDKEDMSTSLYSLMPQTPDIQFAKDMADTHSQAKYKQEAKQQSAASLYAKLPETLETKHAKEASALQSQKEYKAEGKKQMTSSLYSQLPDTPETQLARELAMIQSENKYKESGKRAQSVSFYSQLPETNDILFAKSVSEIQSENKYKEAGRRQASDCLYSKLPDTLETRHALDASLLQSQVAYKQEHKQDASKTFYHQMPQTTHIASAKQLMELYSQVKYKEDGKKEMSKNLYSLLPETSETYFAKQMSELQSQNKYQKDKEELANSLFSVLPETLDTRFVKDMAETHSQVKYKEAGKKEASSALYHQLPETPETLHVKQLSELQSQDKYKHGSKEVMASSLYAQLPQTAETQLAARMSQLLSKFKYKQESVKSLVRSSYSQLAETAETRLAKALSQLHSEFKYKEAGRKETASSLYHRLPETMQTIHAKEATRLQSQVQYKVDALRTQGASLYSQLSRTKEITFAKAVTELQSQNKYKAKGREESSSISAFHKMADTNQTEFVKHLTSIQSQSKYQKDKAELAMSLFSSLPETLDTRFVKDMTDMFSQTKYKDASKKEMVKSLYSLLPHTKDTQHAKQQSQLRSQKLYKEDGKKEAACSLYAQMPQTIETVFAKELSKTQSGKFYKEKYNHEKGKSDYANMKTLPEVERAMEVNKKQSDVSYRKGKEALHLYNTAPDRADIVSATNAAKLASQVAYKSKAKQLVVSDGSLLARTDIHHAKEVSKLASQANYKQVHGRPCYNPLDCVSFKHTQAAAALASQVKYKSNRNQKLEASSDLPNLLQLEHVLHASKLQSNVEYKKKHEQNKAQYHLALDTAEQRHHKENAVLHSQVKYREEYEKNKGRTSVEFADTQTYKVQKEAQKMQSQREYKRDYEEHVKGKALAEVEQTPEYLTARQATNLLNEKEYRKDLEQEVKGRGLSGLGLEDTPELLRVKQANQILNQKEYRRDLHTEVLGKGMRLSADVLEVRRAQRASEIQSQTSYKQTDHLRENSYGTITDTPELVHASYLKDIYSQRKYKDDAERLRGRYSAPSRTPEMERVKANQRHISSMHYCWDSKLMRGLMSSVTETPEIVLARENTKKISDVQYREQVGCGTAVMETPEMKRVRRNQENISSVKYQRGLQEVRGRSCTELDTPEYRRVRRSQDSVSMAKYHEDFERARGRGCTPGLDEPGMERYQRANHMMTDPGPNQVMDTDRRPGGIIVDLKVWRTDPGSIFDFDPLEDDVQSKSLRRMSERAERRLSRPQSRQSHSSLTSDLWERSSCDTQAPVLPGAYHQGVHMQPQPQYHGYMHQTSMSSVRSVTSPPHSSTMRVYRALYDYAAQDHDEVSFRDGDVIVNAQPIDEGWMYGTVQRTGKSGMLPANYVECCN; encoded by the exons ATGGAGGAAGAAAATGCCTCGTCTACTCCCGAGTTGGTTTTCAAGACACAACAAGTCGGGAAGGTGGAGactaaagaagaagaaactgTCCAAGAGACAGTGACTGCCTTCACGTCTCACCGGGACACGAACGGAGGGTCGGGTTCTCCGCACCCTGATGAGAACGTGCCAACTGAAGAcgaaaaggaagaagaagaagaagaggctgGAGAAGAAGGGGTTCGAGTGCAAGAAATGGGAGATGACGAGCAAGGAGGAGCCAAGGAGCCACAG GCCTCAAGTGGTGCCCGCCCAGTTCTTCCTGACCCAGCGTTCAACAGGAGATGCAGCCTGCTGGCTAGTgag GTGAAGTACAAAGAGGATTTTGAGAAGATGAAAGGTCAGAGTCTCTACCTCCCTGCAGCGGAACTCATTCACGCCAAGAACATCAGTGCAATTGTTTCCGAG TCCAAATACAAGCAGGAAGGCCGTAAGGAGGCGTCGTTGTCCCTTTACTCGCTGCTTCCGGACACGCCGCAGATACAACGAGCCAGGGAAGTGAGCCAGCTGCAGAGCGAG gtTAAATACAAAGAAAACATGAAGACGTCCTCCTCACTGTACTCGCTCATGCCGGAGACCAACGACACTCACTTTGTCAAAGAACTCAGCAACATACTCAGCCAG AACAAGTACaaggaggaggtgaagaagGAACTGAGCAGCACTTTGTACTCGCAGCTTCCCGAGACCAGCGAGATGCATCTGGCCAAGAGCGTCCACGAGTTTCAGAGTGAG AAAAACTACACGCAAGACGGCAAGAGGAAAGCCTCCATCTCTCTCTACTCCCAACTGGCCGACACTCCCGAGATCCAACATGCGCTGGAGATGTCCCACCTGCAAAGCGAC GTGAATTATCGACCAAAGGTGCTGGTGAAAGGAGCTCCGTCTTCTCTCTACTCTCAGCTCACCGACACCAAGGAGATCCAGTTTGCCAAGGAAATGACCGAGCTGCACAGCCAG CTCAAGTACCAGGAGGACAGCAGGAAGAACCTGAGTCGGACGGCGTACTCTCAGCTGCCGCGCACCATGCAGACGGagtttgcaaagaatgtcgccgAGTTGCAGAGTGAG CGCCACTATAAAGAAGTGGGCCAGAAGGGCGGAGACTCGTCCTTGTACTCGCTGCTCCCGGAGACTCTCGAGACGCTCCACGCCAAGGATGCCTCCGAGCTCGCcagcgag GTAAAGTACAAAGAGGATGGCAGGAAGGAAATGAGCGTCAACTTGTACTCACTGATGCCTGAAACCATCCACACGCAACACGCCAAAGAACTCTCAGACCTTCAGAGTCAG GTCAAGTACAAAGAAGGCGTTCAGCGAAACAACCAGAACACTTTGTACCATCACATGGCTGAAACCACCGAAACCGCACTGGCCAAGGAAGTCTCGCAGCTGCAGAGCCAG GTGAAGTACAAGGAAGACGGCAGGAAGGAGGTGAACCAATGCCTCTACTCGACTCTGCCCGACACTTTGGACACACAACACGCTCGAGACGCCACGCAGCTGCTCAGCGAG AAAAAGTACAAAGAGGACGGGAAGAAGGCGACGTCCCGCAGCCTTTTCTCCACCCTGAGCGACACGTCAGAAATGAAGCTGGCTAAAGAGACGACGGACATCCTGAGCGAG AGGAAGTACAAGGAGAGCGGCAGGAAGCAGCTCTCTCAGAGTCTCTACTCCCGACTGGCCGACACAGCGGAGACGCAATTTGCTAAAAGCCTTTGCCACCTGCAGAGTGAG CTGAAATACAAGCAGGGACAGAAGGACGCGTCCAAGTCGCTTTACTCCACCCTGCCCGCCACACTGGAGACGCTGCACGCCAAAGAGGCCTCTGCCCTACAGAGTCAC cgcAAATACGCGGAGGCTCAGAAGAAAGATCTTAAATCCACTTTGTTCCACTTGCTGCCCGAAACGCTTCACACGGCGCACGCCAAAGACGTCTCGGAGCTTCTGAGTCAG GTGAAGTACAAAGAGGACGGCAGGAAGGAGATGAGCGTCAACTTGTACTCGCTGATGCCTGAAACCATCCACACGCAACACGCCAAAGAGATCTCGGACCTGCAGAGTCAG GTCAAGTACAAAGCGGGCGTGCGGCAGCAGATGCAGAGCAGTTTGTATCATCAGCTCCCGGAAACTCCGGAGACTCAGCTGGCCAAGCACATGTCCCAGCTGCAGAGTGAG AGCAAGTACAAGTCGGCAGGTGAGCAGGAGCTTCACAGCTCGCTGTACGCCGCCCTGCCCGTCACCATGGAGACACAGCATGCTCGAGACGCTGCGGAGCTGCTCAGTGAG GTCAAGTACAAGGAGGACGGGAAGAGAAGCCTATCGCAGAGTTTCTACTCTCAGTTGGCACAAACGGCCGAGACTCAGTTTGCTAAAAATGTTACAGAGCTGCAGAGTGAG GTGAAGTACAAGGAGGACGCCCAGAAGGAGATGTCGTCCTCGCTGTTCTCCACCCTGCCGCAGACGCTCCACACTCAACGGGCCAAGGAGCTCACCGAGCTCCAGAGTCAG GTAAAATATAAGGAGTGCAACAAGGATCTGTCCTCAGCCCTGTATCACCTACTTCCGGAGACGCCGGTGACGCAGTTTGCCAAACACGTGTCAGAGATCCAGAGCGAG ACCAAGTACAAGCGAGACAAAGAGGATATGTCCACCTCCTTGTACTCGTTGATGCCCCAAACGCCGGACATTCAGTTTGCTAAAGACATGGCCGATACGCACAGCCAG gcCAAGTACAAGCAAGAGGCCAAGCAGCAGTCGGCAGCGTCGTTGTACGCCAAACTGCCCGAAACCCTGGAGACTAAACACGCCAAAGAAGCCAGCGCGCTGCAAAGTCAA AAAGAGTACAAAGCCGAGGGCAAGAAGCAGATGACGTCGTCGCTCTACTCGCAGCTCCCTGACACCCCAGAGACGCAGTTGGCCCGAGAGCTGGCGATGATCCAGAGCGAG AACAAATACAAAGAGAGCGGCAAACGGGCGCAGAGCGTCAGCTTCTACTCGCAGCTCCCGGAGACCAACGACATCCTTTTTGCCAAAAGCGTATCAGAGATCCAAAGCGAG AACAAGTACAAGGAAGCGGGCCGAAGACAAGCATCCGACTGCCTTTACTCCAAGCTCCCCGACACTCTGGAGACTCGGCACGCTCTGGACGCGTCACTGCTGCAGAGTCAG GTGGCCTACAAGCAGGAGCACAAGCAGGACGCCAGCAAGACTTTCTATCACCAAATGCCTCAAACCACCCACATAGCGTCGGCGAAACAGCTCATGGAATTATACAGTCAG GTGAAGTACAAAGAAGATGGCAAGAAAGAAATGAGTAAAAACTTGTACTCGCTCCTTCCCGAGACCTCCGAGACGTACTTTGCCAAACAGATGTCGGAGTTACAGAGCCAG AACAAGTACCAGAAGGACAAAGAAGAACTGGCCAACTCGTTGTTCTCTGTCCTGCCCGAAACTCTGGACACTCGCTTTGTGAAGGACATGGCGGAAACTCACAGTCAG gTGAAGTACAAGGAGGCAGGAAAGAAGGAAGCCAGCAGCGCTCTATACCATCAGCTGCCCGAGACGCCCGAGACGCTTCATGTCAAACAACTTTCCGAGCTGCAGAGTCAA GACAAGTACAAGCACGGTAGCAAGGAAGTGATGGCGTCCAGCCTGTACGCTCAGCTGCCGCAGACGGCCGAGACGCAGCTCGCCGCCAGGATGTCGCAGCTCCTGAGCAAA TTTAAGTACAAGCAGGAGAGCGTCAAGAGCCTCGTTCGCAGCTCCTACAGTCAGCTGGCAGAAACCGCCGAGACGCGGCTGGCCAAGGCGCTCTCCCAGCTGCATAGCGAG TTCAAATACAAAGAGGCCGGCAGGAAGGAGACGGCCAGCAGCCTCTACCACCGCCTGCCAGAGACCATGCAAACGATACACGCCAAAGAGGCCACGCGGCTGCAAAGTCAG GTCCAGTACAAGGTGGACGCTTTGAGGACGCAAGGCGCCAGTCTGTACTCTCAGCTGTCCCGCACGAAGGAGATCACTTTTGCAAAAGCAGTCACGGAGCTACAGAGTCAG AATAAATACAAGGCGAAAGGTCGAGAGGAGAGCAGCAGCATCAGCGCCTTTCACAAGATGGCCGACACCAATCAGACAGAATTCGTCAAGCACTTGACAAGCATTCAAAGTCAG AGCAAGTACCAGAAGGACAAAGCTGAACTGGCCATGTCGTTGTTCTCCTCGCTGCCCGAGACTCTGGATACTCGCTTTGTGAAGGACATGACGGACATGTTCAGCCAG ACTAAGTACAAGGACGCCAGTAAGAAGGAGATGGTCAAAAGTTTGTACTCGCTGCTGCCTCACACCAAAGACACTCAGCACGCCAAACAGCAGAGTCAGCTACGCAGCCAG aagTTGTACAAAGAGGACGGCAAGAAGGAAGCCGCCTGCAGTTTGTACGCACAAATGCCTCAAACCATCGAGACCGTCTTTGCCAAAGAGCTCAGCAAGACGCAAAGCGGC AAGTTCTACAAGGAGAAGTACAATCACGAGAAAGGGAAGTCGGACTACGCCAACATGAAGACGCTGCCGGAGGTGGAGCGCGCCATGGAGGTCAATAAGAAGCAAAGCGAC GTCAGCTACAGGAAAGGGAAAGAGGCGCTTCATCTCTACAACACAGCGCCTGACAGAGCCGATATCGTCAGCGCCACCAACGCAGCCAAACTGGCCAGCCAG GTGGCTTATAAGAGTAAGGCCAAGCAGCTGGTTGTGAGTGACGGTTCTCTCCTCGCACGCACGGACATCCATCATGCGAAGGAAGTGTCCAAACTGGCTAGCCAG GCGAACTACAAGCAGGTGCACGGGCGACCTTGCTACAACCCGCTGGATTGTGTGTCTTTCAAGCACACACaagccgccgccgcgctcgccagCCAG gTCAAGTATAAAAGCAACCGGAACCAGAAACTGGAAGCTTCTTCAGACCTGCCCAACCTCTTGCAGCTGGAGCACGTGCTGCACGCCAGCAAACTGCAGAGTAAC GTTGAGTATAAGAAGAAGCACGAGCAGAACAAGGCTCAGTACCACCTCGCTCTGGACACGGCTGAACAGCGCCACCACAAAGAGAACGCCGTGCTGCACAGTCAG GTGAAGTACCGCGAGGAATACGAAAAGAACAAAGGTCGCACAAGTGTGGAATTTGCAGACACGCAAACGTACAAAGTGCAGAAGGAGGcgcaaaagatgcaaagccag aGGGAGTACAAGCGGGACTACGAGGAGCATGTGAAAGGGAAAGCCTTGGCGGAGGTAGAGCAGACGCCAGAGTATCTGACGGCTCGCCAGGCCACCAACTTGCTCAATGAG AAAGAGTACAGGAAGGACCTGGAACAGGAAgtgaaggggcggggcttatCAGGGCTTGGCCTGGAGGACACACCCGAGCTCCTGCGGGTCAAACAGGCCAATCAGATCCTGAACCAGAAGGAGTACCGCAGGGACCTGCACACGGAGGTGCTGGGCAAAGGGATGCGGCTCAGCGCCGATGTCCTGGAGGTCCGACGGGCCCAGAGGGCATCCGAGATCCAGAGTCAG acATCCTACAAACAGACAGACCATCTTCGGGAGAACTCGTACGGGACCATCACAGACACCCCAGAACTTGTGCACGCCTCTTACCTCAAAGATATCTACAGTCAG AGGAAATACAAAGATGACGCCGAACGTCTGCGAGGTCGCTACAGTGCGCCGTCGCGTACTCCCGAGATGGAGCGAGTGAAAGCCAACCAAAGGCACATCAGCTCG ATGCACTACTGCTGGGACTCCAAGCTGATGAGAGGTCTCATGTCGTCCGTCACCGAGACGCCAGAGATCGTGCTCGCTAGAGAGAACACCAAGAAGATCAgtgat GTGCAGTACAGAGAACAGGTGGGCTGCGGGACCGCCGTCATGGAGACGCCTGAGATGAAAAGAGTTCGGCGGAACCAGGAGAACATCAGCTCA GTGAAGTATCAGCGCGGGCTGCAGGAGGTGCGGGGCCGCAGCTGCACGGAGCTGGACACCCCCGAGTACAGGCGGGTCAGGCGGTCTCAGGATTCGGTTTCCATG GCCAAGTACCACGAGGACTTTGAGCGCGCCCGCGGTCGAGGTTGCACGCCGGGCCTGGATGAACCCGGCATGGAGCGCTACCAGCGAGCCAATCACATGATGACAGACCCGGGTCCCAACCAGGTGATGGACACGGACAGACGACCCGGCGGCATCATCGTAG ACCTGAAGGTATGGAGAACAGATCCAGGCTCCATTTTTGACTTTGACCCCCTGGAGGATGACGTCCAGTCCAAGAGCCTCCGCAGGATGTCTG AGCGGGCTGAGCGAAGGCTGAGCAGGCCTCAGTCACGGCAGTCTCACAGCTcgttgacctctgacctctggGAACGCAGCAGCTGCGACACACAGG CCCCGGTTCTTCCCGGAGCGTACCACCAGGGCGTGCACATGCAGCCGCAACCTCAGTATCACGGCTACATGCATCAAACCAGCATGTCGTCGGTCCGTTCCGTCACCTCGCCACCACACTCATCCACCATG cgggTTTACCGGGCGCTGTACGACTACGCGGCGCAGGACCACGACGAGGTCTCCTTCAGGGACGGTGACGTCATCGTCAACGCTCAGCCCATCGACGAGGGTTGGATGTACGGAACCGTGCAGCGCACCGGAAAGTCCGGAATGTTGCCTGCCAACTACGTGGAATGTTGCAACTAG